In Hydra vulgaris chromosome 06, alternate assembly HydraT2T_AEP, a genomic segment contains:
- the LOC136081347 gene encoding histone-lysine N-methyltransferase SETMAR-like, giving the protein MATQPTIIRSCLLYEFKLGRNATQAAKNICTAFGEGTVSERTAQKWFQRFSSGDESIEDLPRSGRPLLVDEDELKDAVESDSSQTCQELAVRFAVSVETIRLHLHAIGKAWKLSRWVPHKLSVDNKKQRLTICTSLLSRHNVEPFLDRLLTCDEKWIVYINTKRCYHWLFPDDPIPKTPKPNLHERKVLLCIWWTTAGVVHYELLPTGQTITGLVYSAQLQRVHNLLLVKQPALVHRRGVLLLRDNARPHTARVTQDKLQSLGWESLPHPPYSPDLSPTDFHFFFSLGNHLKGQQFRDQDAVEMELKAFIDSKDREFFRSGINKLVLRWEKVLDANGDYFDE; this is encoded by the coding sequence ATGGCAACCCAACCAACGATTATTCGATCTTGCTTACTTTACGAGTTTAAACTTGGAAGGAATGCAACACAAGCGGCCAAAAACATCTGCACAGCATTTGGAGAAGGTACAGTAAGTGAACGCACAGCACAGAAGTGGTTTCAGCGATTCTCTTCGGGAGATGAGTCCATCGAAGACCTGCCGCGTTCTGGACGCCCATTGTTGGTTGATGAGGATGAACTGAAGGACGCTGTCGAGTCTGACTCCAGCCAAACTTGCCAAGAACTTGCAGTGAGGTTTGCTGTGAGTGTTGAAACCATCCGCCTGCATTTGCATGCGATTGGGAAAGCGTGGAAGCTGAGTCGGTGGGTTCCGCACAAATTGTCGGTCGACAACAAGAAGCAACGGCTGACGATCTGCACATCACTCTTATCACGCCACAATGTTGAGCCTTTTCTTGATCGTTTATTGACATGCGACGAAAAATGGATTGTGTACATCAATACCAAGCGTTGCTACCATTGGTTGTTCCCCGATGACCCCATCCCAAAGACACCCAAGCCCAATCTCCACGAGCGGAAGGTTTTGCTCTGCATTTGGTGGACTACAGCTGGTGTGGTGCATTACGAGCTGCTCCCAACAGGCCAAACCATTACTGGACTGGTCTACTCAGCACAGCTGCAACGAGTTCACAACCTGTTGCTTGTAAAGCAGCCTGCACTGGTGCACAGGAGAGGAGTTTTGCTTCTCCGCGACAACGCGAGACCGCACACCGCTCGCGTGACTCAGGACAAGCTCCAAAGCCTTGGTTGGGAGAGTTTGCCTCACCCACCATACTCGCCAGACCTCTCCCCTACTGATTTCCATTTTTTCTTTTCCCTGGGAAATCATTTAAAAGGACAGCAGTTCCGAGACCAGGACGCGGTTGAAATGGAGTTGAAAGCTTTTATAGACTCAAAGGACCGAGAATTTTTTAGAAGTGGAATAAATAAGCTTGTTTTACGTTGGGAAAAGGTTTTAGATGCTAATGGTGACTATTTTGATGAATAA